Proteins from a single region of Pseudomonas sp. 10S4:
- a CDS encoding flagellar motor protein yields the protein MDVLSLIGIIMAFVAIIGGNYLEGGHLGALANGPAALIVIGGTIGAALLQSPMSAFKRAMQILAWILFPPRVDLAGGIDRVVNWSLTARKEGLLGLEGVADAEPDNYSRKGLQLLVDGAEPEAIRSILEVDFYTQESRDIEAAKVFESMGGYAPTIGIIGAVMGLIHVMGNLGDPSQLGSGIAVAFVATIYGVASANLVLLPVASKLKSIALRQSRYREMLLEGILSIAEGENPRSIELKLQGFMD from the coding sequence ATGGATGTACTCAGCCTGATCGGGATCATCATGGCGTTTGTCGCCATCATCGGCGGCAACTACCTTGAAGGCGGTCACCTCGGCGCACTGGCCAACGGCCCGGCGGCGTTGATCGTCATCGGTGGGACCATCGGTGCGGCGTTGTTGCAATCGCCGATGAGCGCTTTCAAGCGCGCCATGCAAATCCTTGCCTGGATCCTGTTTCCACCGCGTGTGGATCTGGCCGGTGGCATCGATCGCGTCGTGAACTGGAGCTTGACCGCCCGCAAGGAAGGTTTGCTGGGGTTGGAAGGAGTGGCGGACGCCGAACCGGATAACTACTCGCGCAAAGGCCTGCAATTGCTGGTGGACGGCGCCGAGCCGGAAGCGATTCGCAGCATCCTGGAAGTGGATTTCTACACCCAGGAAAGCCGCGACATTGAAGCCGCCAAAGTCTTTGAAAGCATGGGCGGCTACGCGCCGACCATCGGCATCATCGGTGCGGTGATGGGCTTGATCCACGTCATGGGCAACCTGGGCGATCCATCGCAACTGGGCAGCGGCATCGCCGTCGCCTTCGTCGCCACCATCTACGGCGTGGCCAGTGCCAACCTGGTGTTGCTGCCGGTCGCGTCCAAGCTCAAGTCCATCGCATTGCGTCAGTCGCGTTATCGCGAAATGTTGTTGGAAGGGATTCTGTCGATCGCCGAAGGTGAAAACCCTCGCTCTATTGAGTTGAAGCTTCAGGGCTTCATGGATTGA
- a CDS encoding protein phosphatase CheZ, whose product MDHNESSQGDFESTLKKHARELVDSLEKGKFGDAVQLIHELNQTRDRGLYQEVGKLTRELHSAIVNFQIDPHMPQAEEVSQITDATERLGYVVKLTEAAANRTMDLVENATPLVNGLSNEAQALSTDWGRFMRREVGAEEFRELARRVDGFLTRSSEDNRVVSSNLNDILLAQDYQDLTGQVIKRVTQLVTEVESNLLKLVLMASQVDRFAGIEHDREAMLAEKDPQKHLSQGEGPQIHADKREDVVSGQDDVDDLLSSLGF is encoded by the coding sequence ATGGACCATAACGAATCTTCACAGGGCGACTTTGAGTCGACCCTGAAAAAACATGCCCGCGAACTGGTCGACAGCCTTGAAAAAGGCAAGTTTGGCGACGCTGTGCAACTGATCCATGAGCTCAATCAGACCCGTGACCGCGGCCTGTACCAGGAAGTGGGCAAGCTCACTCGTGAGCTGCATAGCGCGATCGTCAATTTTCAGATTGACCCGCACATGCCGCAAGCCGAGGAAGTTTCGCAGATCACGGACGCCACCGAGCGTCTGGGTTATGTGGTCAAGCTGACCGAGGCCGCAGCCAACCGCACCATGGACCTGGTGGAAAACGCCACGCCGCTGGTCAACGGCCTGAGCAATGAAGCCCAGGCGTTGAGCACCGACTGGGGACGGTTCATGCGTCGCGAAGTCGGGGCTGAAGAGTTCCGTGAGCTGGCGCGGCGGGTCGACGGTTTCCTGACACGCAGCAGCGAAGACAATCGCGTGGTGTCGAGCAACCTGAACGACATTCTGCTGGCTCAGGATTACCAGGACCTCACCGGTCAAGTGATCAAGCGCGTGACCCAATTGGTCACCGAAGTTGAAAGTAACCTGCTCAAGCTCGTGCTCATGGCCAGTCAGGTAGACCGCTTTGCGGGTATCGAACATGACCGTGAAGCGATGCTGGCTGAAAAAGATCCGCAAAAACATCTCTCTCAGGGTGAAGGTCCGCAGATTCATGCCGATAAAAGAGAAGATGTTGTGTCCGGTCAGGACGATGTGGACGATTTGTTATCCAGCCTAGGATTTTAG
- the fliA gene encoding RNA polymerase sigma factor FliA, whose translation MTASGYNLYKKSARDSQYELIERYAPLVKRIAYHLLARLPASVQVEDLIQAGMIGLLEVSTKYDASKGASFETYAGIRIRGAMLDEVRKGDWAPRSVHRNTRMVSDAIRSIEAKTGRDAKDHEVAAELQLSLDDYYGILNDTLGSRLFSFDDLLQDGEHEGLHEDGASAHLEPSRDLEDERFQAALADAIANLPERERLVLALYYDEELNLKEIGEVLGVSESRVSQLHSQCAARLRGRLGEWRAR comes from the coding sequence ATGACAGCCAGTGGCTACAACCTCTACAAGAAGTCGGCACGTGACTCGCAGTACGAGCTGATCGAGCGTTACGCGCCACTGGTTAAACGCATTGCTTACCACTTGCTGGCACGTTTGCCGGCCAGTGTTCAGGTGGAAGACCTGATCCAGGCCGGGATGATCGGCCTGCTTGAAGTATCGACCAAATACGACGCCAGCAAAGGCGCGAGTTTCGAGACGTACGCGGGCATTCGAATCCGCGGCGCGATGCTCGATGAAGTACGCAAAGGGGACTGGGCGCCACGTTCGGTCCACCGCAATACCCGCATGGTCAGCGACGCAATTCGCTCGATTGAAGCTAAAACCGGCCGTGACGCTAAAGATCACGAGGTTGCGGCCGAACTCCAATTGAGTCTCGACGATTATTACGGGATTTTGAACGACACCTTGGGCAGCCGCCTGTTCAGTTTCGACGACCTGTTGCAGGACGGCGAACACGAAGGGCTGCATGAGGACGGCGCCAGTGCTCATCTGGAGCCGTCACGCGATCTGGAAGATGAACGTTTCCAGGCTGCGTTGGCGGACGCGATTGCCAATTTGCCGGAGCGTGAGCGACTGGTGTTGGCGCTGTACTACGACGAAGAGCTGAACCTCAAGGAAATCGGTGAGGTCCTGGGGGTCAGCGAATCGCGTGTCAGCCAGTTACACAGCCAGTGCGCGGCCCGTTTGCGGGGGCGTTTGGGGGAGTGGCGAGCGCGCTGA
- a CDS encoding chemotaxis protein CheA, which yields MSFGADEEILQDFLVEAGEILEQLSEQLVELESRPDDADLLNAIFRGFHTVKGGAGFLQLNELVECCHIAENVFDILRKGERRVDSELMDVVLEALDAVNGMFTEVRERSPITAATPELLAALARLAEPQSADAAAPVADAVEEPAAESESGDITDNEFEQLLDSLNAVKAQAEAPAAAPAPAADASASDEITDAEFESLLDQLHGKGQFAVDAVAAPAAPAAPKAPGDSSDITDDEFEALLDQLHGKGNFAVDALESAIASAPAPAAPTAKAAGGDLISDHEFESLLDELHGKGKFTEVGTGAVVSAPVAKAPAAAAKPAAKAPEPKAEAPKPAAAAAPAPARAAPAAPPPEKPASEAETTVRVDTARLDEIMNMVGELVLVRNRLVRLGANSADEAMSKAVSNLDVVTADLQTAVMKTRMQPIKKVFGRFPRLVRDLARQLKKEINLELVGEETDLDKNLVEALADPLVHLVRNAVDHGIESPEEREASGKARGGKVILAAEQEGDHILLSISDDGKGMDPNVLRAIAVKRGVMDKDAADRLSETECYNLIFAPGFSTKTEISDVSGRGVGMDVVKTKISQLNGSINIYSTKGLGSKIVIKVPLTLAIMPTLMVMLGNQAFAFPLVNVNEIFHLDLSRTNVVDGQEVVIVRDKALPLFYLKRWLVSSAAHEEQREGHVVILSVGTQRIGFVVDQLVGQEEVVIKPLGKMLQGTPGMSGATITGDGRIALILDVPSMLKRYAARRI from the coding sequence ATGAGCTTCGGCGCCGATGAAGAGATCCTTCAGGATTTCCTGGTTGAGGCCGGCGAGATTCTAGAGCAGCTGTCCGAACAACTGGTTGAGCTGGAAAGCCGACCGGATGATGCGGACTTGCTCAATGCAATTTTTCGCGGTTTCCACACTGTAAAAGGGGGCGCCGGCTTCCTCCAGCTCAATGAGCTGGTGGAGTGCTGTCACATCGCCGAGAACGTGTTCGACATCCTGCGCAAGGGTGAACGACGCGTCGACTCGGAACTGATGGACGTGGTTCTCGAAGCGCTGGACGCAGTGAACGGCATGTTCACCGAAGTCCGCGAACGCAGTCCGATCACGGCTGCCACTCCAGAATTGCTTGCGGCACTGGCCCGTCTGGCCGAGCCGCAAAGCGCCGATGCAGCGGCTCCGGTTGCTGACGCGGTGGAAGAACCGGCCGCTGAAAGCGAGTCGGGCGACATTACCGATAACGAATTCGAACAACTGCTGGACTCGCTGAATGCCGTCAAGGCTCAGGCCGAGGCCCCGGCGGCTGCTCCTGCACCGGCCGCCGATGCATCGGCCAGCGACGAAATCACCGACGCCGAGTTCGAGTCGTTGCTCGATCAGCTGCATGGCAAAGGCCAGTTCGCGGTCGATGCCGTGGCCGCGCCTGCTGCCCCGGCTGCCCCGAAAGCGCCGGGCGACAGTTCGGACATCACCGACGACGAATTCGAAGCACTGCTCGATCAACTGCACGGCAAGGGCAACTTTGCTGTGGACGCGCTGGAATCGGCCATTGCCTCGGCACCGGCCCCGGCGGCGCCAACCGCTAAAGCGGCCGGCGGTGATCTGATTTCCGATCACGAGTTCGAATCGCTGCTCGACGAGTTACACGGTAAAGGCAAGTTCACCGAAGTCGGCACCGGGGCAGTGGTTTCCGCGCCAGTCGCCAAGGCGCCTGCCGCTGCCGCGAAACCTGCGGCTAAAGCCCCTGAGCCTAAAGCTGAAGCGCCGAAACCGGCGGCTGCGGCTGCTCCGGCACCTGCTCGCGCCGCACCGGCGGCACCGCCACCGGAAAAACCGGCCAGCGAAGCCGAGACCACCGTGCGGGTTGATACTGCGCGGCTGGACGAGATCATGAACATGGTCGGCGAATTGGTACTGGTGCGTAACCGCTTGGTTCGCCTGGGCGCCAACAGTGCCGACGAGGCCATGTCCAAAGCTGTGTCGAACCTCGACGTGGTGACGGCTGACCTGCAAACCGCGGTCATGAAGACCCGGATGCAACCGATCAAGAAAGTCTTCGGGCGCTTCCCGCGCCTGGTTCGAGACCTGGCTCGCCAGCTCAAGAAAGAGATCAACCTGGAACTGGTCGGCGAAGAAACCGACCTCGACAAGAACCTCGTCGAGGCCCTGGCCGACCCGCTGGTCCACTTGGTGCGCAACGCGGTCGACCACGGCATCGAGTCGCCGGAAGAGCGCGAAGCGTCGGGCAAGGCCCGCGGTGGCAAGGTGATCCTGGCCGCTGAACAGGAAGGCGACCACATCCTGCTGTCGATCTCCGATGACGGCAAAGGTATGGACCCGAACGTCCTGCGTGCCATCGCGGTAAAACGCGGTGTGATGGACAAGGACGCGGCCGATCGCTTGAGCGAAACCGAGTGCTACAACCTGATTTTCGCACCGGGCTTCTCGACCAAAACCGAGATCTCCGACGTGTCGGGTCGTGGCGTGGGCATGGACGTGGTGAAAACCAAGATTTCCCAGCTCAACGGTTCGATCAACATCTACTCGACCAAGGGCCTGGGCTCGAAGATCGTCATCAAGGTGCCGTTGACCCTGGCGATCATGCCGACGCTGATGGTCATGCTCGGCAACCAGGCGTTTGCGTTCCCGCTGGTGAACGTCAACGAGATCTTCCACCTCGACCTGTCGCGCACCAACGTGGTGGACGGCCAGGAAGTGGTGATCGTGCGGGACAAGGCCCTGCCCTTGTTCTACCTCAAACGCTGGCTGGTCAGCTCCGCCGCTCACGAAGAGCAGCGCGAGGGCCATGTGGTGATCCTGTCGGTGGGCACGCAGCGGATCGGCTTTGTCGTCGATCAACTGGTGGGCCAGGAAGAAGTGGTCATCAAGCCATTGGGCAAAATGCTTCAGGGAACCCCGGGCATGTCCGGCGCCACCATCACTGGTGACGGCCGCATCGCGCTGATTCTCGATGTCCCGAGCATGCTCAAGCGTTACGCCGCACGGCGTATTTGA
- a CDS encoding ParA family protein, translated as MRVWAVANQKGGVGKTTSSIALAGLLAEAGKRVVMVDLDPHGSMTSYFGYDPDSLEHSSYDLFLHKGSVPQGLPGQLLMPTSHENISLLPSSTALATLERQSPGQSGLGLVIAKSLAQLWQDFDYAVIDSPPLLGVLMVNALAASQQLVIPVQTEHLAVKGLERMVNTLAMINRSRKQALPFTIVPTLFDRRTQASLGTLRVLRDKYPEEIWQGYIPVDTRLRDASRAGVTPSQFDGKSRGVLAYRALLKHLLTAQLVPAVA; from the coding sequence ATGAGAGTCTGGGCAGTTGCCAATCAAAAGGGTGGTGTTGGTAAAACCACTTCCTCTATCGCTTTAGCCGGTTTGCTGGCCGAGGCGGGGAAACGTGTGGTCATGGTTGATCTCGACCCACACGGCTCGATGACCAGCTATTTCGGCTACGACCCCGACAGCCTGGAACACAGCAGCTACGACCTGTTCCTGCACAAGGGCAGCGTGCCTCAGGGCCTGCCCGGTCAGTTGTTGATGCCCACCAGTCATGAAAATATTTCGCTGTTGCCATCGAGCACCGCGCTGGCGACCCTTGAGCGTCAGTCGCCAGGCCAAAGTGGCCTGGGCCTGGTGATCGCCAAGAGTCTGGCGCAATTGTGGCAAGACTTTGATTACGCCGTGATCGACAGCCCGCCGTTGCTCGGTGTGTTGATGGTCAACGCCTTGGCCGCGAGCCAGCAGTTGGTGATCCCGGTGCAGACCGAGCATCTGGCCGTCAAAGGCCTTGAGCGCATGGTCAACACCCTGGCGATGATCAACCGTTCGCGCAAACAAGCGTTGCCGTTCACCATCGTCCCGACCCTGTTCGATCGCCGGACCCAGGCGTCCCTCGGGACCCTGCGCGTGCTGCGCGACAAATACCCGGAAGAAATTTGGCAAGGTTACATCCCGGTCGATACCCGTCTGCGCGATGCCAGCCGGGCCGGGGTCACGCCTTCGCAATTCGACGGCAAGAGCCGTGGCGTTCTGGCTTACCGCGCACTGCTCAAGCATCTGCTGACCGCACAACTCGTTCCGGCGGTGGCCTGA
- a CDS encoding CheW domain-containing protein: MNRPVKVTSRPQLALQSYLDSLLMEATEELLPEVEAVSEVVEVVAVVEAEAALDEFQLAVLEEQARDARPPATVAAPAVAPVVEKAPVAVIEAPAPILAPVSTIAPLLQALVPPVVEVHLPPSNTPPPVETDGRPSWAAEPFECLLFDVAGLTLAVPLVCLGSIYSLAGHELTPLFGQPEWFLGILPSQAGNLKVLDTARWVMPDRYRDDFRQGLQYVISVQGYEWGLAVHQVSRSLRLDPNEIKWRSHRGQRPWLAGTVIEHMCALLDVSALAELIASGGAKHMGGSKPLHKPT; this comes from the coding sequence ATGAACCGGCCGGTGAAGGTCACCTCGCGTCCGCAACTGGCGCTCCAGTCTTATCTGGACAGCTTGCTGATGGAGGCGACTGAAGAGTTGCTGCCGGAAGTCGAGGCGGTTTCTGAAGTCGTTGAGGTTGTCGCAGTCGTCGAGGCCGAGGCCGCACTGGACGAGTTCCAGTTGGCGGTGCTCGAAGAACAGGCCCGTGATGCGCGGCCACCGGCGACCGTTGCCGCGCCAGCCGTTGCGCCCGTCGTTGAAAAAGCACCGGTTGCCGTGATCGAAGCCCCGGCACCGATCCTGGCGCCGGTATCGACCATCGCACCGCTGCTACAAGCCTTGGTGCCGCCGGTGGTCGAAGTCCACTTGCCGCCGAGCAACACGCCGCCACCGGTGGAAACCGATGGCCGCCCGTCTTGGGCTGCCGAGCCGTTCGAATGCCTGTTATTCGATGTCGCCGGGCTGACCCTGGCTGTGCCGCTGGTGTGCCTGGGCTCGATTTATTCCCTGGCCGGCCACGAACTGACGCCCCTGTTTGGTCAGCCGGAATGGTTCCTCGGGATCCTGCCGAGCCAGGCCGGCAACCTGAAAGTGCTGGATACCGCACGCTGGGTCATGCCGGACCGTTACCGCGATGACTTCCGCCAAGGCCTGCAATACGTTATTTCGGTGCAGGGCTACGAGTGGGGGTTGGCGGTGCATCAAGTCAGCCGCTCGTTGCGCCTGGACCCGAACGAAATCAAATGGAGAAGTCATCGAGGTCAGCGGCCATGGCTCGCCGGCACGGTGATTGAGCACATGTGTGCATTGCTGGACGTTTCCGCACTGGCCGAATTGATCGCCAGCGGTGGGGCAAAGCACATGGGCGGCAGTAAGCCGCTACATAAACCGACATAG
- a CDS encoding DUF2802 domain-containing protein: MILEVAVIVLFLFWAGTLAMFLAYIRGQRLIAAQQAEGDALRDQRIKDLAKRVDNYQNGNVRMGEDLHELRAVVGPLPDKLAQLEQRDPSSLSFAQAARLVGMGASVDELTQSCGLTQAEAELMSKLHKS, translated from the coding sequence TTGATTCTTGAGGTTGCGGTCATTGTCCTGTTCCTGTTTTGGGCAGGCACGCTGGCGATGTTCCTGGCGTACATTCGCGGTCAGCGGCTGATCGCCGCGCAACAGGCCGAGGGCGATGCGCTGCGCGATCAGCGCATCAAGGACCTGGCCAAGCGCGTCGACAACTACCAGAACGGCAACGTGCGCATGGGTGAAGACCTGCACGAACTGCGTGCGGTGGTCGGCCCGTTGCCGGACAAACTCGCTCAGCTGGAACAGCGCGATCCTTCGAGCCTGTCGTTTGCCCAAGCGGCGCGACTGGTGGGAATGGGCGCGAGCGTCGATGAACTGACTCAGTCGTGTGGCTTGACCCAGGCTGAGGCGGAGTTGATGAGTAAGCTTCACAAGAGCTGA
- the motD gene encoding flagellar motor protein MotD has product MARRRQPEEHVNHERWLVSYADFITLLFAFFVVMYSISSINEGKYKVISEALIGVFTDSDRAVKPIPVGEERPMTVTPAKPLVKDAEQIDAGIAGASDPLKSIADDISAAFGDLISSNQMTVRGNELWVEIELNSSLLFGSGDAMPSDIAFNIIDKVAAILKPFDNPIHVEGFTDDQPIRTSQYPTNWELSSARSASIVRMLAMQGVNPGRLASVGYGEFQPVANNATAEGRARNRRVVLVVSRNLDVRRSLTGTGTANAKPDAALKRAGTQTAPTPVKSPGRESAVNSPSPALIR; this is encoded by the coding sequence ATGGCACGTCGCCGGCAACCTGAAGAACACGTCAATCACGAACGCTGGCTGGTGTCCTATGCGGACTTCATCACCTTGCTGTTTGCGTTCTTCGTGGTGATGTACTCGATCTCTTCGATCAACGAAGGCAAGTACAAAGTCATTTCGGAAGCGTTGATCGGCGTGTTCACCGACTCGGATCGCGCCGTCAAGCCGATCCCGGTGGGTGAAGAGCGGCCGATGACGGTTACCCCGGCCAAGCCGTTGGTCAAAGACGCCGAACAGATTGATGCCGGCATCGCGGGCGCCAGCGATCCGCTCAAAAGCATCGCCGATGACATCAGTGCTGCGTTCGGCGACCTGATCAGCTCCAACCAGATGACCGTGCGTGGCAACGAACTGTGGGTCGAGATCGAACTCAATTCCAGCCTGTTGTTCGGCAGCGGCGACGCGATGCCCAGCGACATCGCCTTCAACATCATCGACAAGGTCGCGGCGATCCTGAAGCCGTTTGACAACCCGATCCACGTTGAAGGCTTTACCGACGATCAACCGATCCGCACCTCGCAGTACCCGACTAACTGGGAGCTGTCCTCGGCTCGTTCGGCGAGCATCGTGCGCATGCTGGCGATGCAAGGTGTCAACCCTGGCCGCCTGGCGTCGGTGGGTTACGGCGAATTCCAGCCTGTGGCCAACAACGCCACGGCAGAAGGCCGGGCGCGCAACCGTCGGGTGGTGCTGGTGGTGTCGCGAAATCTCGATGTACGCCGCAGCCTCACCGGTACCGGAACCGCCAATGCGAAACCGGATGCCGCGTTGAAGCGTGCTGGCACACAAACTGCACCGACCCCGGTCAAGTCGCCGGGACGAGAGAGCGCCGTCAATTCTCCGTCACCCGCATTAATACGTTGA
- a CDS encoding protein-glutamate methylesterase/protein-glutamine glutaminase: MVVKVLVVDDSGFFRRRVSEILSADSNIQVVGTATNGKEAIDQALALKPDVITMDYEMPMMDGITAVRHIMQRCPTPVLMFSSLTHEGARVTLDALDAGAVDFLPKNFEDISRNPEKVKQLLCEKILSISRSNRRANTYTAPAPVAAPAPTPAPSSASSYGSSAPVRPAPAPMPTRSYAPASSSPSSPAPKRKAYKLVAIGTSTGGPVALQRVLTQLPANFPAPIVLIQHMPAAFTKAFAERLDKLCRISVKEAEDGDILRPGLALLAPGGKQMMIDGRGAVKILPGDERLNYKPCVDITFGSAAKSYGDKVLAVVLTGMGADGREGARLLKQGGSAIWAQDEASCVIYGMPMAIVKADLADAIYSLDDIGKHLVEACI, translated from the coding sequence ATGGTAGTCAAAGTCCTGGTGGTGGACGATTCGGGGTTTTTCCGCCGCCGCGTCTCGGAAATTCTTTCAGCGGATTCGAACATCCAGGTTGTCGGTACGGCGACCAACGGAAAAGAGGCGATCGATCAGGCGCTGGCCCTCAAGCCAGACGTGATCACCATGGACTACGAGATGCCGATGATGGATGGCATCACGGCGGTGCGGCACATCATGCAGCGCTGTCCGACCCCGGTATTGATGTTCTCCTCGCTGACGCACGAAGGCGCCCGGGTCACCCTGGATGCGCTGGACGCTGGTGCGGTGGATTTCCTGCCGAAGAATTTCGAAGACATCTCCCGCAACCCGGAGAAGGTCAAGCAACTGCTGTGCGAGAAGATTCTCAGCATTTCGCGCAGTAACCGTCGCGCCAACACCTACACCGCCCCAGCCCCGGTCGCCGCGCCAGCCCCGACGCCTGCGCCTTCGAGCGCCAGCAGTTATGGCAGCAGCGCGCCTGTGCGTCCGGCACCGGCACCGATGCCAACTCGCAGCTATGCGCCTGCGTCGTCCAGCCCGTCGTCACCTGCGCCGAAACGCAAAGCCTACAAACTGGTGGCCATCGGCACGTCCACCGGCGGCCCGGTTGCCCTGCAACGGGTCTTGACCCAGTTGCCGGCCAACTTCCCGGCGCCGATCGTGTTGATCCAGCACATGCCGGCGGCCTTCACCAAGGCCTTCGCCGAGCGTTTGGACAAGCTCTGCCGCATCAGCGTCAAGGAAGCCGAGGATGGCGACATCCTGCGTCCTGGCCTGGCGTTGCTGGCGCCCGGTGGCAAGCAAATGATGATCGATGGCCGTGGCGCGGTGAAAATCCTGCCGGGTGACGAACGTCTGAACTACAAGCCGTGCGTGGACATCACGTTCGGTTCGGCAGCCAAGTCCTACGGCGACAAAGTTCTGGCGGTCGTACTGACCGGCATGGGCGCCGATGGCCGTGAAGGCGCACGCCTGCTCAAACAGGGCGGCAGTGCGATCTGGGCCCAGGATGAAGCGAGCTGCGTGATCTACGGCATGCCGATGGCCATCGTCAAAGCTGATCTGGCGGACGCGATTTACAGCCTGGACGACATTGGCAAGCACCTGGTTGAGGCCTGTATCTGA
- a CDS encoding chemotaxis protein CheW, whose protein sequence is MSSQATNAKGSEDPILQWVTFKLDNETYGINVMRVQEVLRYTEIAPVPGAPSYVLGIINLRGNVVTVIDTRQRFGLMNAEISDNTRIVIIEADKQVVGIMVDSVAEVVYLRQSEIETAPNVGNEESAKFIQGVCNKNNELLILVELDKMMSEEEWSDLENI, encoded by the coding sequence ATGAGCAGTCAAGCGACGAATGCAAAAGGTTCTGAAGATCCGATCCTGCAATGGGTAACCTTCAAACTGGACAATGAAACCTACGGCATCAACGTGATGCGCGTTCAGGAAGTCCTGCGTTACACCGAAATCGCCCCGGTCCCGGGTGCCCCGAGCTACGTGCTGGGCATCATCAACCTGCGCGGTAACGTGGTCACCGTGATCGACACCCGTCAGCGCTTTGGCCTGATGAACGCCGAGATCAGCGACAACACCCGTATCGTCATCATCGAAGCCGACAAGCAAGTGGTCGGGATCATGGTCGACAGCGTCGCCGAAGTGGTTTACCTGCGTCAGTCGGAAATCGAGACGGCGCCGAACGTCGGTAACGAAGAATCCGCCAAGTTCATCCAAGGCGTGTGCAACAAGAACAACGAACTGCTGATCCTGGTCGAACTCGACAAGATGATGAGCGAAGAAGAATGGTCGGATCTGGAGAACATCTGA
- a CDS encoding chemotaxis response regulator CheY, with protein MKILIVDDFSTMRRIIKNLLRDLGFTNTVEADDGITAIPVLNSGSIDFLVTDWNMPGMTGIDLLRHVRADERLKHLPVLMVTAEAKREQIIEAAQAGVNGYVVKPFTAQALKDKIEKIFERIG; from the coding sequence ATGAAAATCCTCATCGTTGATGACTTCTCAACGATGCGGCGGATCATTAAAAACCTGTTGCGTGACCTTGGGTTCACCAACACGGTCGAGGCTGACGATGGCATCACTGCCATTCCGGTTCTCAACAGCGGCAGCATCGACTTTCTGGTAACGGACTGGAACATGCCTGGCATGACCGGTATCGATCTGCTGCGCCACGTGCGCGCCGATGAAAGACTCAAGCACCTGCCGGTGCTGATGGTGACTGCTGAAGCCAAGCGCGAGCAAATCATCGAAGCGGCCCAGGCCGGTGTAAACGGCTATGTGGTCAAACCCTTCACGGCCCAGGCGTTGAAAGACAAAATCGAGAAGATTTTCGAACGCATCGGTTGA
- the fleN gene encoding flagellar synthesis regulator FleN, whose product MGSMHPVQVIAVTGGKGGVGKTNVSVNLSLALAELGRRVMLLDADLGLANVDVLLGLTPKRTLADVIEGRCELRDVLLQGPGGIRIVPAASGTQSMVHLSPAQHAGLIQAFSDIGDNLDVLVIDTAAGIGDSVVSFVRAAQEVLLVVCDEPTSITDAYALIKLLNRDYGMNRFRVLANMAQSPQEGRNLFAKLTKVTDRFLDVALQYVGAVPYDESVRKAVQKQRAVYEAFPRSKCALAFKAIAQKVDTWPLPANPRGHLEFFVERLVQQTAGPVL is encoded by the coding sequence ATGGGCAGCATGCATCCCGTACAGGTGATCGCGGTGACCGGCGGCAAAGGTGGCGTCGGGAAGACTAACGTGTCAGTGAACTTGTCCCTGGCTCTAGCTGAGCTCGGCCGGCGCGTCATGCTGCTGGATGCCGATCTGGGGCTGGCGAACGTCGACGTTCTGTTGGGACTGACGCCAAAACGTACCCTGGCCGACGTGATCGAAGGCCGCTGCGAGCTGCGCGACGTTCTGTTGCAAGGCCCGGGCGGTATTCGCATCGTCCCGGCCGCTTCCGGTACCCAGAGCATGGTTCATCTGAGCCCGGCCCAACATGCCGGCCTGATCCAGGCCTTCAGCGATATCGGCGACAACCTCGACGTACTCGTGATCGACACAGCTGCCGGTATTGGTGACTCGGTAGTCAGTTTTGTCCGCGCCGCCCAGGAAGTGTTGCTGGTGGTCTGCGATGAGCCGACCTCCATCACCGACGCCTACGCGCTGATCAAACTGCTGAATCGCGATTACGGCATGAACCGCTTCCGCGTCCTGGCCAATATGGCCCAGAGCCCGCAAGAAGGTCGCAACCTGTTCGCCAAGTTGACCAAGGTCACGGACCGCTTCCTCGACGTCGCCTTACAATACGTCGGCGCCGTGCCTTACGACGAAAGCGTGCGCAAGGCCGTGCAGAAGCAACGTGCCGTCTACGAAGCCTTCCCGCGCTCCAAGTGCGCCCTGGCGTTCAAGGCGATTGCACAGAAGGTCGACACCTGGCCACTGCCGGCCAACCCGCGCGGGCATCTGGAATTTTTCGTCGAGCGTCTCGTGCAACAGACCGCAGGACCCGTCCTATGA